One genomic window of Branchiostoma floridae strain S238N-H82 chromosome 4, Bfl_VNyyK, whole genome shotgun sequence includes the following:
- the LOC118414706 gene encoding delta-1-pyrroline-5-carboxylate synthase-like isoform X2 — MAARSLYQLNCVKSVLKQGKLVNSSYFRSKSTLSRPIINRTNVTERALGGVSVPRWRYVNARDLNDLKGAYAHAPYSRLNGKAIPYRSELKHAKRIVVKLGSAVITRDDECGLALGRLASIVEQVSELHAEGHEMLIVTSGAVAFGKQRLRHEIAMSQSMRQSMRDARARNGNTMKFLEPRACAAAGQSGLMALYDSMFSQYGITCAQVLVTKPDFYNDDNRRNLQSTISELLRMNIVPILNANDAVAPPPEPDKDLLGVISVKDNDSLAARLAAEVQADLLCLLSDVDGIYTAPPGEDSSKLIDTYYPGIQSTIKFGQKSRVGMGGMESKVRAAQWALERGTAVVIANGCRQGSGQAILDIVSGRKTGTFFTEAKVSSVTVETQAENARNGGRVLSSLTADQRSDIISHLANLLEERKSSILAANQKDMDVARQQGNLSGPMLSRLALSAGKLTNLADGLRQIAASSHRNLDRVLKRIQVADGMELRQITVPIGVLMVIFESRPDCLPQVAALAIASGNGLLLKGGKEATHSNEYLHSLVQESLDLYSAKDAISLVSSREAIYDLLKLEHLIDLVIPRGSSDLVRMIQQASKGIPVLGHSEGICHVYVDKDCDPEMAAKIVLDSKCDYPAACNAMETLLVHRSLLKTPVFDHIVDTLKQEKVSINAGPLLAKALRFGPREAKSMRVEYGGLECCVEAVDSVEDAINHIHSFGSSHTDVIVTNNEHTAEKFLQSVDSACVFHNASSRFADGYRFGLGAEVGISTARIHSRGPVGVEGLLTTKWVLRGNGNSVGDFAEGGPNSYIHQYLPVAAGAEESDSEKEN, encoded by the exons ATGGCAGCCAGAAGTTTGTACCAACTCAACTGTGTAAAGTCTGTTCTCAAGCAAGGCAAGCTGGTGAACTCTTCTTACTTTAGATCAAAGTCTACGCTATCCCGTCCCATCATAAACAGAACGAATGTTACGGAACGAGCGTTAGGGGGTGTTTCTGTGCCACGATGGCGTTATGTCAACGCACGGGACTTGAACGATCTTAAGGGGGCGTACGCACACGCGCCTTACTCCAGACTCAATGGCAAAGCGATTCCGTATCGCTCTGAGCTGAAGCACGCCAAGAGAATCGTGGTGAAGTTGGGGAGCGCGGTGATTACTCGTGATGACGAGTGTGGGTTGGCGCTTGGGAGGCTCGCATCTATCGTGGAACAG GTGTCGGAGCTTCACGCTGAGGGTCATGAGATGTTGATTGTCACCAGCGGTGCGGTGGCGTTTGGAAAACAGCGGTTGCGTCATGAGATCGCCATGTCTCAGAGCATGAGGCAGAGCATGCGAGATGCCCGTGCCAGGAACGGGAACACCATGAAG TTTCTGGAACCGCGTGCTTGTGCAGCGGCCGGGCAGAGCGGCCTTATGGCGTTGTACGATTCCATGTTCTCTCAGTACGGCATTACCTGTGCCCAG GTGCTGGTGACCAAGCCGGATTTCTACAACGATGACAACCGGCGCAATTTGCAGAGCACGATCAGCGAGCTGCTGCGGATGAATATCGTGCCTATCCTGAACGCCAACGATGCCGTTGCCCCTCCTCCCGAACCTGACAAAGACTTACTTGGG GTGATCAGTGTGAAGGATAATGACTCCCTGGCGGCGCGGCTAGCTGCGGAGGTCCAAGCCGACCTGCTCTGTCTGTTGTCCGATGTAGACGGGATCTACACCGCTCCGCCCGGCGAGGATTCCTCCAAGCTGATCGACACGTACTATCCCGGGATTCAGAGCACCATCAAGTTTGGGCAGAAGTCCAGGGTCGGCATGGGAGGTATGGAGTCCAAG GTACGAGCTGCACAGTGGGCATTAGAGCGAGGCACTGCAGTAGTCATCGCTAACGGCTGTCGCCAGGGTTCCGGTCAGGCCATTCTGGACATCGTCAGTGGTCGCAAGACGGGGACGTTCTTCACTGAGGCCAAGGTCTCCTCGGTTACCGTGGAAACTCAGGCAGAGAATGCGAGAAACGGAGGGAGAGTGTTGTCTTCGCTCACAGCGGATCAG CGATCAGACATCATCTCACACCTGGCTAACCTGCTGGAGGAGCGCAAGTCGTCCATTCTCgcagccaatcagaaggacatGGATGTTGCTAGGCAACAAGGTAACCTGTCAGGGCCGATGCTGTCCCGTCTGGCGCTGAGCGCCGGGAAGCTGACCAACCTGGCCGATGGCCTGCGTCAGATCGCCGCCAGCTCTCACCGGAACCTGGACCGCGTGCTGAAGCGTATCCAGGTGGCTGATGGGATGGAGCTGCGCCAGATCACCGTACCGATCGGGGTGCTGATGGTCATCTTCGAGTCCCGGCCCGACTGTCTGCCGCAG GTGGCAGCCCTGGCCATCGCCAGCGGTAACGGTTTACTTCTGAAGGGCGGCAAGGAGGCGACACACTCCAACGAGTACCTGCACAGTCTTGTGCAGGAGTCCCTGGATCTGTACAGCGCTAAGGACGCCATCTCGCTG GTCAGCTCAAGAGAAGCCATCTATGACCTCCTGAAGCTGGAGCACCTGATCGACCTGGTGATCCCGCGGGGATCCAGCGATCTGGTGCGCATGATCCAGCAGGCCAGTAAGGGGATCCCGGTGCTGGGTCACAGCGAGGGGATCTGCCACGTGTACGTGGACAAGGACTGTGATCCGGAGATGGCTGCCAAAATTG TCCTGGACTCGAAGTGTGACTACCCAGCTGCCTGTAATGCCATGGAGACCCTTCTGGTGCACCGCAGTCTGCTGAAGACACCTGTGTTCGACCACATCGTCGACACGCTCAAGCAAGAAAAG GTATCAATCAATGCTGGTCCACTATTGGCCAAGGCACTTCGCTTTGGACCGCGGGAGGCCAAGTCGATGCGAGTGGAGTACGGCGGACTGGAGTGCTGTGTTGAAGCTGTGGACAGCGTGGAAGATGCCATTAACCACATCCACAGCTTTGGGAGTTCACACACTGACGTCATAGTCACCAACAATG AGCACACAGCAGAGAAGTTCCTCCAGAGCGTGGACAGTGCCTGTGTTTTCCATAACGCCAGCTCGCGGTTTGCGGACGGCTACCGCTTCGGGCTGGGCGCCGAGGTGGGGATCAGCACGGCGAGGATCCACTCCCGCGGGCCGGTGGGCGTGGAGGGTCTGCTAACCACCAAGTGGGTTCTTCGCGGGAACGGAAACTCGGTGGGCGACTTTGCGGAAGGAGGGCCAAACAGCTACATACATCAGTACTTACCTGTAGCGGCAGGTGCTGAGGAATCAGACTCAGAGAAGGAAAACTAG
- the LOC118414709 gene encoding uncharacterized protein LOC118414709, with the protein MRPNPDVDAAERSRVYSTADVTFLLQDIRRKFLTFCSHHSSKPPSSGSFLEENEQLAVVLDPCHGESLTHVLESVVPTLRVCSRELERSWSTMPNTLLIPFYTPERWRLVAAQIDYAKRSATIFWIDPRGRGAFPRRLMDSLRLPLANSISEFTKNQCGLSTQTTLSERPFVMINARELEEDIQGYGVNEIDSGPIIVQIVRDFILGTSVPSILPACDTQHEDQLGEIREGDLKILKEFRLHNIDYIERENGEELFIR; encoded by the coding sequence ATGAGACCGAATCCTGATGTTGACGCCGCGGAGAGAAGCCGAGTGTACTCAACCGCTGACGTCACATTCCTTCTGCAGGACATTCGCCGCAAGTTCCTAACTTTTTGCAGCCACCACAGCTCGAAACCGCCATCTAGCGGTTCATTTCTGGAGGAGAACGAACAACTGGCCGTGGTGCTGGACCCGTGCCATGGCGAGAGCCTGACGCATGTGCTGGAAAGTGTGGTGCCCACTTTACGGGTCTGCTCGCGGGAGTTAGAGCGGAGCTGGAGCACCATGCCCAACACACTACTTATCCCGTTCTACACACCAGAGCGGTGGCGGCTAGTCGCTGCACAAATAGATTATGCCAAGCGGTCGGCCACGATCTTCTGGATCGACCCCCGTGGTAGGGGCGCATTTCCAAGACGTTTGATGGATTCTCTCCGACTTCCTCTGGCAAATTCCATATCGGAGTTCACCAAAAATCAGTGCGGACTTTCGACGCAGACGACGCTGTCAGAACGGCCCTTTGTGATGATAAATGCGCGGGAGTTGGAGGAAGATATACAAGGATATGGCGTGAACGAGATCGACAGCGGACCAATCATCGTGCAGATAGTGCGAGACTTCATCCTGGGGACGAGCGTTCCGTCGATTCTACCTGCCTGTGACACTCAACATGAGGACCAACTGGGGGAAATACGTGAAGGAGACTTGAAGATCCTTAAAGAATTTAGACTCCACAACATCGATTATATTGAGAGAGAGAATGGGGAAGAACTCTTCATAAGATGA
- the LOC118414706 gene encoding delta-1-pyrroline-5-carboxylate synthase-like isoform X1, with translation MAARSLYQLNCVKSVLKQGKLVNSSYFRSKSTLSRPIINRTNVTERALGGVSVPRWRYVNARDLNDLKGAYAHAPYSRLNGKAIPYRSELKHAKRIVVKLGSAVITRDDECGLALGRLASIVEQVSELHAEGHEMLIVTSGAVAFGKQRLRHEIAMSQSMRQSMRDARARNGNTMKNEDEMVKEACAAAGQGGLMALYDLLFGLRGINTAQVLVTKPDFYNDDNRRNLQSTISELLRMNIVPILNANDAVAPPPEPDKDLLGVISVKDNDSLAARLAAEVQADLLCLLSDVDGIYTAPPGEDSSKLIDTYYPGIQSTIKFGQKSRVGMGGMESKVRAAQWALERGTAVVIANGCRQGSGQAILDIVSGRKTGTFFTEAKVSSVTVETQAENARNGGRVLSSLTADQRSDIISHLANLLEERKSSILAANQKDMDVARQQGNLSGPMLSRLALSAGKLTNLADGLRQIAASSHRNLDRVLKRIQVADGMELRQITVPIGVLMVIFESRPDCLPQVAALAIASGNGLLLKGGKEATHSNEYLHSLVQESLDLYSAKDAISLVSSREAIYDLLKLEHLIDLVIPRGSSDLVRMIQQASKGIPVLGHSEGICHVYVDKDCDPEMAAKIVLDSKCDYPAACNAMETLLVHRSLLKTPVFDHIVDTLKQEKVSINAGPLLAKALRFGPREAKSMRVEYGGLECCVEAVDSVEDAINHIHSFGSSHTDVIVTNNEHTAEKFLQSVDSACVFHNASSRFADGYRFGLGAEVGISTARIHSRGPVGVEGLLTTKWVLRGNGNSVGDFAEGGPNSYIHQYLPVAAGAEESDSEKEN, from the exons ATGGCAGCCAGAAGTTTGTACCAACTCAACTGTGTAAAGTCTGTTCTCAAGCAAGGCAAGCTGGTGAACTCTTCTTACTTTAGATCAAAGTCTACGCTATCCCGTCCCATCATAAACAGAACGAATGTTACGGAACGAGCGTTAGGGGGTGTTTCTGTGCCACGATGGCGTTATGTCAACGCACGGGACTTGAACGATCTTAAGGGGGCGTACGCACACGCGCCTTACTCCAGACTCAATGGCAAAGCGATTCCGTATCGCTCTGAGCTGAAGCACGCCAAGAGAATCGTGGTGAAGTTGGGGAGCGCGGTGATTACTCGTGATGACGAGTGTGGGTTGGCGCTTGGGAGGCTCGCATCTATCGTGGAACAG GTGTCGGAGCTTCACGCTGAGGGTCATGAGATGTTGATTGTCACCAGCGGTGCGGTGGCGTTTGGAAAACAGCGGTTGCGTCATGAGATCGCCATGTCTCAGAGCATGAGGCAGAGCATGCGAGATGCCCGTGCCAGGAACGGGAACACCATGAAG AACGAGGACGAGATGGTTAAGGAAGCGTGCGCCGCGGCGGGACAGGGGGGCCTCATGGCCCTGTATGATTTACTGTTTGGCTTACGTGGGATTAACACGGCGCAG GTGCTGGTGACCAAGCCGGATTTCTACAACGATGACAACCGGCGCAATTTGCAGAGCACGATCAGCGAGCTGCTGCGGATGAATATCGTGCCTATCCTGAACGCCAACGATGCCGTTGCCCCTCCTCCCGAACCTGACAAAGACTTACTTGGG GTGATCAGTGTGAAGGATAATGACTCCCTGGCGGCGCGGCTAGCTGCGGAGGTCCAAGCCGACCTGCTCTGTCTGTTGTCCGATGTAGACGGGATCTACACCGCTCCGCCCGGCGAGGATTCCTCCAAGCTGATCGACACGTACTATCCCGGGATTCAGAGCACCATCAAGTTTGGGCAGAAGTCCAGGGTCGGCATGGGAGGTATGGAGTCCAAG GTACGAGCTGCACAGTGGGCATTAGAGCGAGGCACTGCAGTAGTCATCGCTAACGGCTGTCGCCAGGGTTCCGGTCAGGCCATTCTGGACATCGTCAGTGGTCGCAAGACGGGGACGTTCTTCACTGAGGCCAAGGTCTCCTCGGTTACCGTGGAAACTCAGGCAGAGAATGCGAGAAACGGAGGGAGAGTGTTGTCTTCGCTCACAGCGGATCAG CGATCAGACATCATCTCACACCTGGCTAACCTGCTGGAGGAGCGCAAGTCGTCCATTCTCgcagccaatcagaaggacatGGATGTTGCTAGGCAACAAGGTAACCTGTCAGGGCCGATGCTGTCCCGTCTGGCGCTGAGCGCCGGGAAGCTGACCAACCTGGCCGATGGCCTGCGTCAGATCGCCGCCAGCTCTCACCGGAACCTGGACCGCGTGCTGAAGCGTATCCAGGTGGCTGATGGGATGGAGCTGCGCCAGATCACCGTACCGATCGGGGTGCTGATGGTCATCTTCGAGTCCCGGCCCGACTGTCTGCCGCAG GTGGCAGCCCTGGCCATCGCCAGCGGTAACGGTTTACTTCTGAAGGGCGGCAAGGAGGCGACACACTCCAACGAGTACCTGCACAGTCTTGTGCAGGAGTCCCTGGATCTGTACAGCGCTAAGGACGCCATCTCGCTG GTCAGCTCAAGAGAAGCCATCTATGACCTCCTGAAGCTGGAGCACCTGATCGACCTGGTGATCCCGCGGGGATCCAGCGATCTGGTGCGCATGATCCAGCAGGCCAGTAAGGGGATCCCGGTGCTGGGTCACAGCGAGGGGATCTGCCACGTGTACGTGGACAAGGACTGTGATCCGGAGATGGCTGCCAAAATTG TCCTGGACTCGAAGTGTGACTACCCAGCTGCCTGTAATGCCATGGAGACCCTTCTGGTGCACCGCAGTCTGCTGAAGACACCTGTGTTCGACCACATCGTCGACACGCTCAAGCAAGAAAAG GTATCAATCAATGCTGGTCCACTATTGGCCAAGGCACTTCGCTTTGGACCGCGGGAGGCCAAGTCGATGCGAGTGGAGTACGGCGGACTGGAGTGCTGTGTTGAAGCTGTGGACAGCGTGGAAGATGCCATTAACCACATCCACAGCTTTGGGAGTTCACACACTGACGTCATAGTCACCAACAATG AGCACACAGCAGAGAAGTTCCTCCAGAGCGTGGACAGTGCCTGTGTTTTCCATAACGCCAGCTCGCGGTTTGCGGACGGCTACCGCTTCGGGCTGGGCGCCGAGGTGGGGATCAGCACGGCGAGGATCCACTCCCGCGGGCCGGTGGGCGTGGAGGGTCTGCTAACCACCAAGTGGGTTCTTCGCGGGAACGGAAACTCGGTGGGCGACTTTGCGGAAGGAGGGCCAAACAGCTACATACATCAGTACTTACCTGTAGCGGCAGGTGCTGAGGAATCAGACTCAGAGAAGGAAAACTAG